GCAGCAGGGAACCCACCGCGTCGGCGCCGGACTTGTGCAGCCGGTAGCCCGCGACCACGCAGTCCGCGGTGCGCTGGTGTTTCACCTTGAACATCACGCGTTTGTCCGGCTGGTAGGTCAGATCGAGGGGTTTGGCGATGACCCCGTCGAGGCCGGCCCCTTCGAACTCGTGGAACCAGCGTTGCGCGGTCGGCAGGTCGGTGGTGGCGGGCGTGAGGTGAAACGTCGGGCCGGCGCCGGCGAGGGCGGTCTCGAGCGCGGCGCGACGCTCGATGAACGGTCGGCCGGTGTAGTCGTCGTCGCCGAGCGCCAGCAGATCGAACGCGACGAACGCCGCTGGTGTCTGTTCGGCGAGCATCGCCACGCGGCTCGCGGCGGGATGCAGCCGCAGCTGCAGCGCCTCGAAATCGAGGCGGTTCTCGGTCGGCAGGACGATCTCGCCGTCGATCACGCATCGCGGCGGCAGCTCGGTCAGCGCCGCGGCCACCAGTTCGGGGAAGTAGCGCGTCATGGGCCGTTCCTTGCGGCTGCCGAGCTCGACCTCGGCGCCGTCGCGGAACAGGATCGACCGGAACCCGTCCCACTTGGGTTCATACGACATCCCGGGCGGGATCGTGCTGACGGACTTCGACAGCATCGGTGACACCGGAGGCAGCACGGGTAGATCCATGGCGATGAGGTTCCCACGTTCGGCCGGTCTACCGTGCCGAGGAGGTAAGAATGGGAAGGATGGACTTGCCGGTGCAGCCCCCGATCGAACCCATGCTCGCCAAGGCACAGGTGAAGGTGCCCGACGATGCCGGGATGTGGTCCTACGAGCCGAAGTGGGACGGTTTCCGGGCCCTGGTGTTCCGCGACGGCGACGACGTGGTGCTGCAGTCGCGCAACGGCAAGGAACTGGGACGGTACTTTCCGGAACTGCTCGACGCGCTGCGCGACGAACTCGCTGACCGTTGCGTGCTCGACGGTGAGATCGTGGTGCCGCGGGACATTGCCGGCCGGGTGCGGCTGGACTGGGAATCGCTGAGCCAGCGCATCCATCCCGCGCAGAGCCGTATCACGATGCTCGCCGAGCAGACCCCGGCGCACTTCATCGGATTCGACGCGCTGGCCACCGGTGATCGGTCACTGCTCAAGGAACCGTTCCGGGTGCGCCGAGAGGCGCTGGGGCAGGCCGTCAACAAAAAACGGTGGTGCCACGTCACCCGCACCACCGAGGATCCCGCGCTGGGCACCGAGTGGCTGAAGACGTTCGAGGGCGCCGGGCTCGACGGGGTGATCGCCAAGCGGCTCGACGGGCCGTACCTGCCCGGCAAGCGGGAGATGGTCAAGGTCAAACACCACCGCGACGCCGACTGTGTCGCAATGGGGTACCGCATCCACAAGAGCGGCGAGGGCATCGGGTCGATCCTGCTGGGCCTGTACCGCGACGACGGCGAGCTGCAGATGGTCGGGGGCGCAGCGTCGTTCACGGCGAAAGACCGGCTCAAGCTCCTGAAGGAACTCGAGCCGCTGCGCGAAGGCGACGAGATGCGCGAAGGTGACCCCAGCCGGTGGAACTCGGCAGCCGACAAGCGGTGGATCCCGCTGCGCCCCGAGAAGGTGTGCGAGGTGGCCTACGACCAGATGGAGGGAAACTCCGTCGAGGGCAGGCGTTTTCGCCACGCCGTGAAGTTCCTGCGCTGGCGGCCCGACCGGGAGCCGTCGAGTTGCACGTTCGACCAGTTGGACACGCCGTTGAACTACGACCTCTACGACGTGCTGGAGGCACAGTGATGGCCAGTGCGGCAACCGAACTCGACGTCGACGGGGTCAAGGTCCGGTTCACCAACCCGGACAAGGTGTACTTCCCCAAGCTGGGCAAGAACGGCACCAAGGGCAAGCTCGTCGAGTACTACCTGTCCGTGGCGTCGGGTCCCATGCTGGCGCTGCTGCGTGACCGCCCGGTGCACCTGCAGCGGTTCCCCGACGGCATCGAAGGCGAGGAGATCTACCAGAAGCGGGTGCCGCAGAAGCACCCCGACTACCTGGAGACGTGTGAGGTCACCTTCCCGTCGGGGCGCACCGCCGACGCGTTGAAAGTGACGCATCCGTCGTCGATCATCTGGGCCGCCCAGATGGGCACCGTGACACTGCATCCGTGGCAGGTGCGCTGTCCTGACACCGAACATCCCGACGAGTTGCGCGTCGACCTCGATCCACAACCCGGCACGGGTTTCGAGGAAGCCCGCACCGTGGCGTGTGACGTGCTCAAACCGCTGCTCGACGAACTCGGCCTGGTGGGCTACCCGAAGACCTCGGGTGGCCGTGGTGTGCACGTGTTCCTGCGGATCAGGCGGCAGTGGGACTTCATCGACGTGCGCCGGACCGGCATCGCGCTCGCCCGGGAGGTCGAGCGTCGCGCCCCGGACGCGGTGACGACGTCGTGGTGGAAAGAAGAGCGCGGCGAGCGGTTGTTCATCGACTACAACCAGAACGCACGCGACCGCACGTTCGCGTCGGCCTACTCAGTGCGCAAGACCCCGATCGCGACCGTGTCGATGCCGCTGAGCTGGGACGAACTGCGCACCGCCGACCCGGACGACTACACCATGAACACCGTGCCGGATTTCCTTGCCGGGCGCGAGGATCCGTGGGCCGACATCGATTCGGCCAAGCAGTCCCTGAAGCCACTGCTGGATCTCGTCGCCGCCGACGAGGAGCGGGGCCTCGGCGACCTGCCCTACCCGCCGAACTACCCCAAGATGCCCGGCGAACCGCCGCGCGTGCAGCCCAGCAAGAAGGTCGCTGAGCATTGGGACGAGCAGGGCAACCGCAAGTGAGCGCCAACGGCGGCTGACCGAGCGTTAATCCTCGGGTGCCCCGATGGCCTGCAGGTGCTCGACTGTCGCGGCTCGGCCGCGCCCGATGTGCTCCAACATGGCCTGCTCGGCGGCCTGGGCCTGCCTCGACTCGAGGGCGGCCGTGACGGCGTCGTGATCGGCCACGGACCGGTGGCGACGCTGGACGAACCATATTGCTTGATAGGGCACACCCGTCCACAGCCGATCGATGAATTCGTCCAACAGTGACGAGTGCGCGGCGGCGTACACCATCCGGTGCCACCGCGCGTTGAGATCCACGACATCGGCAAAGCGAGGTGGTTCGCCGTCCACGACGAGCCGGAACTCCTCCTGGAGTTCCCGGATACGCCGCAACTCCTCTTCGGTCGCATTCACCGCGGCGAGCCTGGTGGCCAGGGGTTCGAGCGTCTGTCGCAGCAGATACGTCTCCTCGGCACGTCGGATCGAGTACCGCGTCACGACATGCCCATGATGACGCTTGTATTCGACGAGCCCGTTGGCCTGCAACATTCGCAGCGCCTCGCGGATCGGGGTGAGACTCATCTGCAGTTCGTCGGACAGACTGGACAATGTCAGCTTGGCCCCACCCGGTAGCCGGCCGCTCTCGATCAAGCGGCGGATCTCGATGAACGCCTCTTCTGCTTTGGTTGTCGGGAGCGGCTCGGGTGGGGTTGCCATCACGTCCTCTCGACCTGGCGCCGATTCTGTCACCCAGACGGTACCGCGATCGGGGTCACCGGCCCGCTGTCGGTGAGTGTCTGCACCACATTCTTCACCGCGAGCTCTGCCATCAGGGTGCGGGTCTCGACTGTCGCCGAACCCAGGTGCGGCGCGAGCACCACGTTGGGAAGCTCACGCAGGCCCGGATGCACCTCGGGTTCATGCTCGTAGACGTCGAGGGCGGCACCCGCGATGGATCCACGGGCGAGCGCATCGACCAATGCGCTCTCGTCGACGATCGGGCCTCGCGAGGTGTTGATCAGATACGAGCCGGGTTTCATGGCACGTAGCGCTCTGGCGTCGATCAGGTGGCGCGTTTCGATCGTCAACGGGCAGTGCAGCGAGACGATGTCGGAGGTGGCGAGCAACTCGTCGAGTGGGATCCGACGGCCGATGACGTCGTCCTGTGCCCGCCGGGCATGGTAGGCGACGTGTACCCCGAATGCCGTCGCGCGTCTGGCGACGGCACGACCGATGTGGCCCATGCCGACGATACCCAGTTGCTTGCCCTGCAGACCGCTGCCGAGCATGAAACCGATGTCCCATGACCAGGATTGGCCCGAACGGATCAGGCGGTCACCCTCGGTCACCCGTCGCGTGATGTCCAGTAGTAGCGCCATGGTCAGGTCGGCGGTGGCATCGACCAGCACACCCGGGGTGTTGGTCGCCGTGGCGCCGTGGCGCGAGATCGCCGCGACATCGAGGTTGTCGTAGCCGACGGCGGTGTTGGCGACCACGCGAAGCTGGCTGCCCGCCGCGGCGAGTACCCGTTCATCGATCCGGTCGTTGAGCATGCTGACGATGCCGTGCGCGCCGCGCACCGCGTGACGCAGTTCTTCGCCGGTGAGGGGACGGTCGTGCGGGGAGACCCATATCTCGCCGACATCGGTCAGGGGTGCCAGCGTTTCGGGCGGCAACGCCCGAGTGACCACGACTTTCACTGGGCACCCGCCAGTATCGCTCTCGCCCGCTGAGCGACCGGATAGTCGACGAACGTCCCGTCCGACAGCCGGATCGACGAGACACCTTCGGCCTCGGCCGCGGTGAAGGCGGCATCCACCGCACGGGCCCAATCGATCTCGGCGGCGCTTGCGGCGAAGGCACCGGCCACCACGGCGATCTGCGACGGGTGGATGACCTGTTTACCGCCGAAGCCGAGCCGACGGGCCTGACCCGCCGACCGGATGAGGCCGTCGTCGTCACCGAGATCGAGGTACGGGCCGTCCACCGGCGGAGGGCAGTTCGCCGCCGCCGCGGCAAGGACCAGCTGTGACCGGGCGAAAAGGAATTCGTCACCATCGCTGGTCGGCGTGATCCCCAGTTCACGCGACAGGTCGGCAGGGCCGAACGACAACGTGTGCACCCGTGCGTCTGCGGACGCGAGTGAGCGGGCGTTGAGGATGCCCGCCGCAGTCTCGACCAGAGGGACGATGCCGATCCGACCACTGTCGGTTGCGGCCGATCGTTCGGCCCGGGTCAGAAGCTCGCTGACGCGTCGGATGCCGTCGGGTTCGGCACTCAT
This genomic window from Mycolicibacterium goodii contains:
- a CDS encoding ATP-dependent DNA ligase, translating into MDLPVLPPVSPMLSKSVSTIPPGMSYEPKWDGFRSILFRDGAEVELGSRKERPMTRYFPELVAAALTELPPRCVIDGEIVLPTENRLDFEALQLRLHPAASRVAMLAEQTPAAFVAFDLLALGDDDYTGRPFIERRAALETALAGAGPTFHLTPATTDLPTAQRWFHEFEGAGLDGVIAKPLDLTYQPDKRVMFKVKHQRTADCVVAGYRLHKSGADAVGSLLLGLYDDGSLASVGVIGAFPMATRRTLFTELQPLVTDFDTHPWNWAAQAAADPDLARRYGGGSRWNAGKDLSFVPLRPERVVEVRYDHMEGRRFRHTAQFNRWRPDRDARSCTFAQLDSPTVFDLGDIVPGLAEPQ
- a CDS encoding ATP-dependent DNA ligase, producing the protein MGRMDLPVQPPIEPMLAKAQVKVPDDAGMWSYEPKWDGFRALVFRDGDDVVLQSRNGKELGRYFPELLDALRDELADRCVLDGEIVVPRDIAGRVRLDWESLSQRIHPAQSRITMLAEQTPAHFIGFDALATGDRSLLKEPFRVRREALGQAVNKKRWCHVTRTTEDPALGTEWLKTFEGAGLDGVIAKRLDGPYLPGKREMVKVKHHRDADCVAMGYRIHKSGEGIGSILLGLYRDDGELQMVGGAASFTAKDRLKLLKELEPLREGDEMREGDPSRWNSAADKRWIPLRPEKVCEVAYDQMEGNSVEGRRFRHAVKFLRWRPDREPSSCTFDQLDTPLNYDLYDVLEAQ
- the ligD gene encoding non-homologous end-joining DNA ligase, whose amino-acid sequence is MASAATELDVDGVKVRFTNPDKVYFPKLGKNGTKGKLVEYYLSVASGPMLALLRDRPVHLQRFPDGIEGEEIYQKRVPQKHPDYLETCEVTFPSGRTADALKVTHPSSIIWAAQMGTVTLHPWQVRCPDTEHPDELRVDLDPQPGTGFEEARTVACDVLKPLLDELGLVGYPKTSGGRGVHVFLRIRRQWDFIDVRRTGIALAREVERRAPDAVTTSWWKEERGERLFIDYNQNARDRTFASAYSVRKTPIATVSMPLSWDELRTADPDDYTMNTVPDFLAGREDPWADIDSAKQSLKPLLDLVAADEERGLGDLPYPPNYPKMPGEPPRVQPSKKVAEHWDEQGNRK
- a CDS encoding GntR family transcriptional regulator; the encoded protein is MATPPEPLPTTKAEEAFIEIRRLIESGRLPGGAKLTLSSLSDELQMSLTPIREALRMLQANGLVEYKRHHGHVVTRYSIRRAEETYLLRQTLEPLATRLAAVNATEEELRRIRELQEEFRLVVDGEPPRFADVVDLNARWHRMVYAAAHSSLLDEFIDRLWTGVPYQAIWFVQRRHRSVADHDAVTAALESRQAQAAEQAMLEHIGRGRAATVEHLQAIGAPED
- a CDS encoding 2-hydroxyacid dehydrogenase produces the protein MKVVVTRALPPETLAPLTDVGEIWVSPHDRPLTGEELRHAVRGAHGIVSMLNDRIDERVLAAAGSQLRVVANTAVGYDNLDVAAISRHGATATNTPGVLVDATADLTMALLLDITRRVTEGDRLIRSGQSWSWDIGFMLGSGLQGKQLGIVGMGHIGRAVARRATAFGVHVAYHARRAQDDVIGRRIPLDELLATSDIVSLHCPLTIETRHLIDARALRAMKPGSYLINTSRGPIVDESALVDALARGSIAGAALDVYEHEPEVHPGLRELPNVVLAPHLGSATVETRTLMAELAVKNVVQTLTDSGPVTPIAVPSG
- a CDS encoding HpcH/HpaI aldolase/citrate lyase family protein; amino-acid sequence: MPGDRPDRIAKAAASAAVGVAVDLEDAVAVSRKDSARRAAVTALSELPTSGVPVICVRINAVDSGFAEDDLTALEPVLHRVDLVIVPMSAEPDGIRRVSELLTRAERSAATDSGRIGIVPLVETAAGILNARSLASADARVHTLSFGPADLSRELGITPTSDGDEFLFARSQLVLAAAAANCPPPVDGPYLDLGDDDGLIRSAGQARRLGFGGKQVIHPSQIAVVAGAFAASAAEIDWARAVDAAFTAAEAEGVSSIRLSDGTFVDYPVAQRARAILAGAQ